The window GGCGCCGACCCATCCGGCCAGCCACTGGGTGAAGTCCACCGGGGCCAGCGCGGGCGTGAAGTACGAGTCCAGGCAGTCGAGGACGGCCAGGATCGGCGCGAGCACGTCGTCGAGCCCGCCGACGAACCGCTGTGCCAGGTCGTCGTCGGCGAACACCGCGGGCAGCATCATGCCGATGGGCGCGGAGGACCCGAGCCCGTCGATGGAACCCCTCATGACCGGGCTCCCCTCACGGGCGTGCGACGGACGAGGTCTCCCGGCCCGCCGACGACCGGCCCGCCGACGACGGTCCGCGCGCCGGCCTCCGACTCCGCATCCGCCTCGGGCGGGAGCGGGCCGGGGCTCTTCGACAGGTTGCTCACGGCCTGTCTCCGATCACTCGGACGCGGTGGTCGAAGGAGAAGACGAGGGACGGCGGTTCGAGGTCGATGCGGTCGGTCGGGTCGCCTCGTTTGCCGGTCAGGGGGTCGGCGGGGTGCAGTTGGACCTCGTCGACCAGCTCGACGCCGGGGACGCGCTGGAGGACGGCGAAGACCTCACCGGACTGCACGGGCCGGCCGAAGGGCCAGCCGCGGCCGTCGGCGCCGCCGGTGAGGGGGTCGAGGTGCCGGTAGAGGGCGTCGTGGGCCTGCCGGCGCACCCGGTCCGTGTCGGTGCCGCGGAACGCGTGCACCGTGGCGACCACCGTGATCCCCTGGTAGAAGGGCGGGCCCACCGCCAACCGCGTGCCGATCAGGCGCCGTTCGTCCAGATGACGGGTGATGCGGCGCAACAGCCCGTCACCCGGGACCAGTTGCTCGAAGCGCAGCCGGCCGCCGGGGTCCGGGACGGCCTGCGGGACCACCAACACGCGTACCGCGTACGCCCCGTGTTCACCCTCCTCGCCCTCCAGGCAGGTGATCCGGGCCGTCTCGGGGGCCGCCCGGCGGGCGAGCTCCTCGTAGTCCCGCAGGGTCACCGCCCGCTCCTGCGCGCGCAGCGTGATGGGCGCCCGCGTCTTGGCCTCCTCCACGGTCTCGCCGTCGACCCCGCCGCGCGCGGCCTCCCGGTTGACGACCTCGGAGACGTACGGGACGGACGTGCGCAGCACCTGGACGGCTCCGCGCGCGACGTTCCCGGCGCGGCCGCCGCCGGTGCGGTAGCGCAGGGCGCGGATGACCGCGCCCTTGGGGGCCACCGCGCCGTACTGGCGCAGGGTGCCGTCGGGTTCCCGTACCGCCGGGCCGAAGGCGATGTCACCGGTGGCGGCGTCCAGGGTGATGTGCCGGTCGTCCGGGGTGGAGGCGGCGAACGACGGGACGACCTCCCAGTCGGTCCAGCCCTCGTGCTCGGCGGTCTGCAGCAGCACCGGAGGGGTGTCGCCCACCACGGGCGCGTGGGCCAGCCGCAGCCGCTGCCCGGGCAGACCGCTGGACTCGCCGAGCGCCTCGTCGTACACCGTCTCGGCGTGGACGGCCGAGGTGGTGCCGCCGAGCGTGAACGCGTCCACCGAGCGGACGGTCGGCGAGGTCGTGTAGAAGGGCTGGTCGGGCAGGGGTTCGGTGACCCGGCAGCGCAGCCAGCCGGCCTCCTGCCCGCCGGTGCGGGACAGGGTGTGGGCGCCGGGGACGTGCAGGACGACCTCGCCCGGCCGGTTCAGGCCGCCGGTGCCGTCCCGGTCGACCTCGCAGTCGGTCCAGCCGTCCTCGGTCCACGCCTCCCAGACCAGCGGCGGCTGGCGCGGGTCCACGCCGACACCGTCGACCCGGCTGTCCAGCTCCATCGCGACCACGCAGTGCGGCACGGCGGCGCTCAGCCCGATCAGCATGCAGTCCCCGGGCCGCGGCGACTCGTTGAAGCACATCAGGTCCTTGCCCTCGGCGAGGTCGGCGGTCCGGTCCGTGACGGGCTCACCACCTCGCTGCACCACCAGGTACCGCAACGCGCAGGGCACGACGGTCAGTTCGCGCTCGGTGGCGAAGACCGCGGCCTCCTGGCTCTCGGTGCGCGTGGTGGCGACCTCGGTGCCCACCGGCAGCAGCACGGGCTCGTCCTGCGGTGCGGACAGCCAGAACGTGACGTC of the Streptomyces aurantiacus genome contains:
- a CDS encoding putative baseplate assembly protein; amino-acid sequence: MALPSPNLDDRRFQQFVDDAKRYIQQRAPEWTDHNVSDPGVTLVETVAHMADQIVYRLNRVPEKNHLAFLDLVGITLFPPSAARTDVTFWLSAPQDEPVLLPVGTEVATTRTESQEAAVFATERELTVVPCALRYLVVQRGGEPVTDRTADLAEGKDLMCFNESPRPGDCMLIGLSAAVPHCVVAMELDSRVDGVGVDPRQPPLVWEAWTEDGWTDCEVDRDGTGGLNRPGEVVLHVPGAHTLSRTGGQEAGWLRCRVTEPLPDQPFYTTSPTVRSVDAFTLGGTTSAVHAETVYDEALGESSGLPGQRLRLAHAPVVGDTPPVLLQTAEHEGWTDWEVVPSFAASTPDDRHITLDAATGDIAFGPAVREPDGTLRQYGAVAPKGAVIRALRYRTGGGRAGNVARGAVQVLRTSVPYVSEVVNREAARGGVDGETVEEAKTRAPITLRAQERAVTLRDYEELARRAAPETARITCLEGEEGEHGAYAVRVLVVPQAVPDPGGRLRFEQLVPGDGLLRRITRHLDERRLIGTRLAVGPPFYQGITVVATVHAFRGTDTDRVRRQAHDALYRHLDPLTGGADGRGWPFGRPVQSGEVFAVLQRVPGVELVDEVQLHPADPLTGKRGDPTDRIDLEPPSLVFSFDHRVRVIGDRP